The Myripristis murdjan chromosome 11, fMyrMur1.1, whole genome shotgun sequence genomic sequence tccaacatctttgggatgaactacaaaggagattgtgagccaggccctctggtccaataTCAGTGTCTGACTTCATCTTCTGGATGAAcagcaaaattcccacagacacactccaacatcttgtagaaagccttcccagaagagtggaagctgtcaatgctgcaaagggggaccaattccatattaatgcctgtaGCTCCTGTAGGCGGAATGTAGAGGTGGTCCAACACTTTTATCCATATAGTTCACAtttctatatagatagatagatatactgccatttctttcagaaacatgagggaaggacaataaaaaattcaaaaaaaaaaaaaaaatgccagaagGCTGGGGGAAAatatcaacaaataaataaacacagagtcatttcacaagcatttaaattgtagtgaaattaaactcaaTTTGCCATGGACCCCCTGGGGGACCTCAAGGCCCCCTGGGGGTCCACAGACCCGGAGTGCCAGAGTCAGCATGAAGGCAGACACATTATTAAGTTTGCGGATGACTCAGTAATTGTGTCACGACTTAATGACCAGGACACCGATCACGGCCCTGTGGTGAAGGATTTTATTGACTAGTGTGAGCGCTTGGCCCTGAatataaatgcttttaaaaCCAAAGAGATGATCATTGATTTTAGGAAGAAGCCTCCACCAACTTCTCCTGTTTATATTCATGGCCAGGCGGTTGAGGTTGTGCAGCAGTACAGATatctaaatattttattataaatgtGTTATTATAAAAATAAGCACAGACTGAACAATATTGTGAAAACGTGTGGCAAAATTGCAGCAATAAAGCTTGAAGAGCTCTCCGTCctacacagagacagagctACAAGGAAGGCCAAAACTGTCCTGTCTGACCAGAGTCACCCCTTGTCCCTCGAGTACAGACTGCTGCCATCTGGTCGCAAGTACATTGTACCAATGTTTAGGACTACACATTGGTACAATGTACAGAGGTACAAGTCGTCATTTGTCCCGGTCACTATTGGCCTCATTAACAGCTTGATGTGATCTGTCCTTATAATAGCTAGAAGCTGACATCTATTTGTTGGGTGGTGTATCCTGTGTAGGAACTGTCGTtgttacttgtttatttattctctgCTTGCTGTACAATGAATTGCTCCTTGgggataataaagtttatttacCTCCCCACTTACTTACACTTTGAATACCACTTTTATAGACAATTATAGCAGAGCCACAACAACCTTGAGTCAGCCTCATTCTGGAGGTTTTATGTAGGAGACTtgaacaaaacatgatattaGTAATATCCTGTTTTGAACAACCAGGGACTGAATGTGGTGGGTGATGGGAAAcggtgtacaaaaaaaaaaaaaaaaaaaaaaaaaagagcatgcagCAGATGAATATGCAATTGCTTACCCAAAATAATGGCCAAATCAATTATATTGACTTCAGATTTCATTGTTAACATGTATAATTCTATGTGCCATATAATGAACACTACCAACAACAATGAATAACTCAAGGTCTGTCTTCTGGCTTTAGATTATGTTAATGGCCCACGAGTTAACATATCACTGCATATAAAGCTATAGTGATAGCATGGAGCACCAAAGCAAATGATATACAGGGGGCGTATGATTCTGATGATTTTATTGTCCAAGTTCTTATTACTGACTCTTCCCCAGTGGGtaacaaaaatgtgcatttcTTTAATAACACGTTGGCTTTCATTTACtaaatcatttttctttctgcagCTCTTTGCAACGGGCCAAAAGTTTTTGTGTAGGTGgtattgatgatgtttttgctcGTGTACAGTAGGGCTGGCTCTTTGTATTACTATTAACCCATCATTGATTTTGCAGCTTTAGTATCTGACTGTGCTTAATTCAGTGCCCCAGTAGGCTATAATGAAATTATAGTCAGGGATGTAGTGAAGTGCGAAGCCGCCAAAATAATGTTTACTTGTCTTTTTATGTGGCTTTTAACAAGTGACAAGTGACCCACTTTTACCTAATGTGACACTTAAAAACCAAAAATTATCAAGTGATATGAAATagatggggttttttttttgaatggtaGGTGTTTATCATACAATGCTCACCTACTGCCCTCTTCCATTTACCGCTACACTACATGCCATCACTGCAGAGTGTCCTATTATTGCCACAGTACATATTGTATATTTCATAACTGAGGGAAAGAACAGATGGCAGGATTACCACCAATTAAGGCTGGTGTCGGCTCAGTTTGCGCTCAGGGATGTTTTCTTTGAAGCCAAGCATTCTTCACGAGCGCAACAACGTATTTGTGGTGATGGATATCTGAGTGAAAAATTCAATAACACCGGCACAATCTACAGAGCGAAGTTAGTGTCATTTTTCACGCTGAactgcattaaaatgtaaaggCAATTGTCTTTTGTTGTGCATAGTTTTGCTTGACATAACTCTTAGCCTGTTAAAGACCTGAGATGGGTGATAGTGTTGGACAACACTCTCTCTTCTGCAACTAATTAACAATCTTTATGACCTTGCACTTAGTGTTGTGGAGAAACTGTCTCATTTTTACTCAATTCttgcttcatttttattcattcttctGGGATTGTTATTTTGCTCTCTGTTCTCCTAAATGCACCTCTGCACATACTTtagccatcacacacacacaacacacacatacacacacacacacaaacacacacgcttaTTGCAATGAAAGCACCAGCAACAAAGCAATTACAGCACCCCTGTAATGCATTCTGTGCTGTGTGATTTTATATGCAGTCACTGAGGCCAAAGACATCCAGATACACTcccaaatacacatgcacacacacatatttttcaaAGCTGCAGTCTATCGATCGCACTGAGGATATTGCACAAGTGTCTGATGGAGGGTTCAACAAATTAGCCCAGCAAAACAAGTGGCAGGATGTTAACTCCATTGACTTTCTCTTCATTTTGACAAAGACGtgcaggatggagagaggagagctcgGCACGGTGTTTTGAGGACACTTCCCGGTTCAAAACTTTGCAGCGTTCCCACAGCGGGAAGAGCTCACTGTTCCAACTTTAGAGACTACAAAGTGCTTGTTGAATGCATCCAAGGGCGCGCATTCAAGGATCTAATACATTAAGTGGACTGGATTCCCACCGCAGGCCTGCAGCGTGCCTGTGACCGTCATCGCTGCCAAGATGGAGTGAGTCACCCATCTTTCCTTTCCGTGGGTGCCACAGCGCTGAGCAGAAGGACAGCATTCTTCgtatgtgtgtctttggggCAAGTGCTGCTTTCTTCtccatctgcctctctgtcttgttaatcatctttctctcttttgcttttgttcTCTACAGCTTTACTTTGTTGTCAGCTTGTACTAACGCCTCCCagcacccacccccaccccgtcTGTAGGCCACATCTGTCCAGACCCAGCAGTAAAACAGCTTATACACAAGCTTATGTCTTCTTACATAACATCGTGCATCACAACACCATATTCTGTCATCGGTTTACAGCTAGCGGAACGTATCCCTAATctataaaaatatacacaatAGCTCTAATTTGTTTTTACTCCATTTCTTTTCCTGCCACTACATAAAATACATTAGATACATCAAATTAAATCGACAGGTTTGTGTCACTTTTCTTGTGTATATATTAATCCTTTGCTAGCCAGGAGTCCGTGGGTGGGCACCTTctgatcatttcatttctttttattttttgtgtttttcatcttttctaCTACTTTCTAGCTAAGTTTTGATTAGTTCTTATTTCTGTGGTTGTTTATTagcctttgaaaaaaaagtaaagaaagcaaaaaaaatgcaataaggATGAGGTGGGATGCCCAACTATGTTGACAATTATTTAGTAAATGGATGAACTCTAACAATTTGTAGCAGGAATAAAGTTCAGGGGACAGAGGGGACACGCTGCAGAAGTGATGGGAACATCCCGCCTTCCCCCTGTGTACACCCCTGAAGACAGGAGTGGTGATCTCTGCATTCCTTTCATCCTTTGTTGCTTGTCATTTTTGGTTCATCAGCAGCTTATTCCTTACGTTGATGCAGATAAAAGTGCCAGCTATAAAGCCTACAATGTAAATGTGTCTCTCCAGCAAATCCACCTGCTTCTGTTCATGtttgctttacataaaaacctTTCAGCATTTTATCGACTGACCGGGGTGTCTTGTGGATGCGGGAGGTGATGGGATATTATGGTCATTCCTCTCCCCAGGCACTTTCTAAGTCTGGAGCACTGAGCCACTCTCCCTCATTGTTCTCCATTCAAGCTGATGGTTATTGTCTGTTTATGGATGCAGCTGGCAGCctgcgtgtgtttatgtgcgtgtgtCATTATGAACTGCGCATCTCTGCCTGCCAAGTGCTGTCTGTGCATGGGCTTTGCAGAGGTCGCCAGCTGGCCATATCTTATCCGTTTGCCCCTGGCCTCCACGTTGCCAGAAACATCAGCTTGCTGCTTCGGAGGTTATAAAACGAAAGAGATTGTCAGCATTTACCAGCAGCGTCGTCCCTGTGGTGTTGTTAACAATGTGGTGCCAGGTAGACCAGGCCCCCGGGTTTTATCACCCATATTCTGCTGGGAGGATCCATTAAATCTTGGGGACGACTGGGAATATTAAGACATTTATCACAGATATGCGCATATGACAGGAGAAGTCAGAGGGCTGATAGTTATTACTGTAAATAATTCCACTGATTCTGGGGAGTGAAAGATAAAAGTAAAGTGGCAGAAAGGGAGGGAAGAAGCAAAAGAATGAAACAGGAAGACAGTTTagaaaagaaatcaagaaaaattgaggggaaaagagaaaggaagatggGAATAAGAACACCCTTTTTCTATTGACACgtgttttgttgtgattgttCAATCAATGAAATTGTTGGGaagcataaaaaagcaaaaatgctcTACTATTATTTCCCAGCATCTCTATGTACTTTTCATCTCAGTCAGAAAGTGTGAGTGATGATGAAGATATGCCAATGCTGCCACTACATGGTGGACTGCAGAAGTGCATATCATTGGCTCTCGCAAAGTGGATTTAAGAGGCAACTCATTTCAGTCCAGCAAAAACATGATATTCTTCTCACATCAGATGCAACAGGTGTTTTCTAGCCCACAGTGCATCTGGCTGCAAAGCAAGTCGCCAATTTAAACTTGAATTTGACACGCCACATCTGACGCTAACAGAATTTATTCTTGCTGCCCTGAAGTCCGGGCTGGTCTGGCTGGTCTGGCTGCTTGTCTGTCGAAACTTTATCTTCTGCTCGTTCAGCTGTCATTTTAGggcaaaaaaaattcacagcGTTTGATGATATGTTTGTGGATGGGCAATGAACCTGAATGGACCTGGTGTGCTTGTCACTTTTCTGAGCTTTGAGGCTTTGAAAAGGTAATGAGGAGTGATGAACCACAGCTAAATGTAGGTGGAAGACATCTGAGGACTTGCCAGTGGTGACAGGATTGTGTGAAATGAACTGGCATTTGCAAAAGGCCACGGCAGCCATGGTATTAAGGAAAGCCAAAGGAggcaaattaaaattttcatatcattaaaaaaacataaagtctGAGGTTAAATGAGTTTTTGATCACTTTGTTAAACTTCCTAACATGGATCTGTGCCACCTTGCTCTGCCTTGCCTGTATCCTCTCATTAACCTTGACATACAGCAGAGGGCAGTACTGCACAGCTAATTGAATAATAgaaccctgacacacactctttctgaATGCAGTGTTACTGTAATATTTATTTCATCACATTCTACTGTGacagatgtgtttgtgcattgttAGCTCAGACGATAATAAGCAAtagccttttttaaaattaaatcaaactgtACAGTATCTAGACTAATCAAAGTTCTCAAAATACGTCAATATGTCTCTGTTGAGTTTGGACAGTGGATTCAATATTGGGTCTATTACAAGTTAAATACATCATATCCTCTCTTTTTATTGAACCAATGACATTAAATGGATGAAATTATGAAATTCTGGTTCCTACTGCCATAGTACAATGAGTTGAAAGTGATAAATCACGCACAGTTTTCCTGGGATATACtgtaacatttaaaacattttgctaAAACAATGTGAGAATGGCGCTACTCGCCACTTTACATTACAAAATTTATATTCACTGACAACATAAAAACTCAAGTGATGTTGTGGAGCTGCATTTTTCAGCTGCTGGAGCAAAGCAAAGTACTGGATCATCCACTTGTTGCAGATGAAGATATCTATTATACACCAAATTATACcatttattgtgatattttgttaGTTTAAAGGACCATTTCGCACATTTTCAGCCCAAACTCAATAATATCATCATGGGACTGGGAGGTATACatgtcatacacacatactttctgTGTCTCAGCCCAGCAACCAAGCCGTGAATTCCCGCGTGCAAAAAAATTATAACATATTTACTTGTTATGTcttaattttttaatatataatttagCAAATCTTAAAATCATTTATGGTGAAAGAGGTATGCAATGTACGATGTAGTATTTTCAGTAGGGACAGCTACATacagtttattcatttttctctgattataatgtacttttttttttttttttttttttttttttgcataattgcACTGTGGGAACTTACAGTTCTCATATAATGCAGGCTATTCCAGCACAAAATTATTCTTTAATGATTCAAAGACCCACAACACAAAGCACAGGCACTTTCCATCCCTCACCACTGCCATGTGTATTAACGTGAAAGTCCACCAGAGTAACTTTTGAGAAATAACCTACAGCACTTCAGTGTAATTACCAAACCTAAGGCACTAACTGAAATGTATGGCATCCTGTATTTGCTTTGGACTAATACAACTGACTAAACAGtgaacaaaataacatttctaAGTTTAGTAATATGAAGTACATACAGTGGCAGACAAATTATTTTACATTCTTGTAAAATCAAACTCTTTAAAGTGATCGACACATCAGATGTTCAAATGTTGACTGACGTGCTACAGTACACCATGATATAGCTGTTTTCTTCATCTCCCTGCATTATGCTTATGGCTCATCGATTGATGATATACAGTGAAGAATAGAGGACCGCACTCTTCAGGGGGAGCGGAGTCTCTGCTTTACTTAACACAGTAGTCTTGTAAGTGTCAATGAGTCAAGCCATTCAGCTGATACCTCATGAAAAGCAAGCATTCACAGATGTCTTCTGTCAGAATAAAGACATGCagtagagagagaaatggagtcAGGTTACCATTGCAAACAAATGCCTTTGAAAATCCCATACAGAGCAAGATTTGATAGTGAGCCCATGCACTGAGAGCCTTTTTCTGTAGAGTCAAGCtttgatttgagaaacactTGGCATCCAGATGGTCTCAGGTTGCAGACCTGTATATAACCTCTATCCAGACCTCTATCTAATGCCTGACGTCATAGCTTGGAGCTATGGCAGCTTACATTGTGATAAACAAACTGACAAGAAAGATTGCTACATTATGGAAATGATGCATTCCCATAAACTTTACAGTACAAGTTCTTCATCATTCCATGCAGTCCAAAGCTCCTCatacctctctccctctttagaTCTGTTTCTTCATCTCATCCCTCTATGATTACCAGTTCAGGCCCAATGTCTGTGGCACTGGCACCCAGAGTCCTACTGCGTTCCTATGCATTAGTGCTCTTTTTGCAGGGTTGTTTCTGAGCAATGCCGTAGGGGACATGGGCAGCGACAGTGCCCatctctgctgctccctccaCATGAAACATCTGGTCATCAAAGTAGATGTGGGGCCTGATCTTCTCCAGCATGGGGCCCTTTGGTGCCCCGGCCAGGAAGAGGGCCTCGTCAATCTCCAAGCCCCAGGCCCTCAGCGTCTTGAGCGCCCTGATGCCAGAGCTGGCTGCACTGCGGGCCGTTACCAAGTAGGTCCGGATGGGACAGTCCAGTCGGTGGCCCTTGGCGTAAAACTTTTTCTGGAGCTTCCCCAGCGCCTCCAGGAAGCCCTTCAGAGGACCCtgcaagagaggaggaggaggagaggttaTGATAGGACAAGACAAAAGAGAAGGTATGTGAGGGTATAACTGGATCTCAGTTTGTAGCTGGAGTGTGTAGATAGCCCACTGCGACATTTTCAAAACGACAGGCAATCCAACAGACCAATACATTAGATGATGGGTTGAATCcctctttttttaaagattatttttgggcatttcttcTTTGCTAGACAGACACAgcggagagagacaggagggacagggcagagagaggggatgacacaCAGCAATGGTTatggttgggtgagggctttCCCAGCTGACGTATCAAGGCTGTTTTAGTAAATGGGCAACAGGCACAGCATGTTTTCTATCCAATCACAGAGCTTGTGGGCGTCCCTTGCAAAGGACTGCAGTGGGGTTCACAATAATGCCAATCATCTACATGTGACTGAGGTTACATGGTGTTGGTCTAATGCTAGTGCCAGTTTTCACAGCATGCTCCTCAGGACGGGACATGAAATCACCCAACACCAAATGAATTACGACCTCTATTAAAGTGTCTCTATTAAAGTAAACAATCTTGCCCAATGttataaaatacataaagcCTCTTTTTGCTCTGGATACAAGTATGTAAAAGAACGAGAATGTGTAGACAGACTTCCAGGGAACGCTACATACATGATCGAGTAGTGTGTCCTCGTGTTCCCGCTCATGTTCAAAGAACTTGTCCAGGCCGTGAGCTTTGAAGATGCGCTCCGACTCATCAGAGAAGAGGACGGCGTCACCATCAAACGCCACCCTGAGCTGCGACTCTGACACCTCCGTCAGCTTCTCTGGCATGAACATGGTGGCGGCTGCGATGCCTgaacacaaagagacaaagctACATCACACATATCTGCTGCAGCAGTCAAACAAATCATGATGCGAGTCAAAATAATACCTTAGTTACAGGCAgatgaagatttatttaccttAAGATGGTGGATGAACAAACCCCAAAGGGAACTAAAAGATAAGCAATAGTACTTTGATCCTTGCAGACAAACATATAAGAAATGTTCTCATCTAACATGGCAGCTGGATCAAATAGAGACATTTCTTTATATATTCACTTCATTTGATATCTTTCTTATTTTAAGAGCCTAGTTATTTTACATCAGGGTCAGATTAAGTAGCAACTATTTTTGTGTTAAAGagttatacactgcaaaaagtcaaactcttaccaagattatttgccttatttcaagtaaaaatgtcttatttctagtcaaaatatctcattacacttaaaaataagacatgatcagctcagaaattacttgtctctAGACAGttatcacttgtttcaagtagactttcacttgaaacaagtgaaaattgtctaaagacaagtaatttctgtgctgatcatgtcttattttaagtgtagtaagatattttgactagaaataagacattttacttgaaataagacataatcttggtaagattttgactttttgcagtgtagagcaAACTAGAAATgctttcaataaagttattactgttataaaaaaaaaaaaaaaaaaaaaggtttgaaacAGAGCCAGGTAATGTAATTGACGTGCAGTATTTAGAAATGGCTAAGCCGCTAATTAAAACCTTTCAAGTAAAATGTCAGGGGCACGATCTCCccttcctcctgtgtgtgtgagtgcacttCCTGTTGAGTCATTGCATAAGTGACATTAAGCTTGTATGTcacatgaaaaatgtctttgaaGTCACCTCTACATTCATTCACCGCACCAGTTAATTTTACCTCACCACTCAACTCGCAcgcgcgcaaacacacacacacacacacacacacacacacacacaaacccactcCAGCATTTGCGTACAAATGCTGAAACATGCCACGCTAAGGCCAAATCCCATTTTAGAATTAGTTTGACAACTGTTTTGAATCCACTCTAATCCATCTTGTTGTACCTCCTTGTGGAACAAAGTGGCTCCGCAggattttgcatttgttttggttgcaCGCCTGTCTGGTCTTGGTCTGGTCGTCTAAAGTGTATGCTCTTTTTTGACAGCGATGATGTTGCACTGAACAAATTTAAACCGCCAGAAATCTCATGAACATCACTTTCCTTGCATCTTGTCATACTGTACATCGTGATAATGTCATATATTAatgtctttcactctctctgcttTCAGAGATCGTGGTCCAAGTTCATAAATATTGATGGAAACATTCTGAACCAGAGAAAATGTCATGTGAATTCCTGAATGGGATGTTACTACTCCCTTCAGTGTTGGCTTTGATATCTAATCATGCAGAGAATCTCTTCAAGAAAATACACAAGGAGAAAGTGATGAGTATGCTGATTTATGGTAATTTCATTTCAGCCGGGGAGCTGGAGAAGATGTCAATCTCTGCTATTCGTTATTATGCAAATAGAAGACATTCAGAATGTATATTGTGTGCTCCAcgatacaagtgtgtgtgtgtgtgtgtgtgtgtatgtgtgtgcagcgaTAAGTAGCATTTTCGgaagtaggtttttttttttttttttttttttttgtgtggtagTTTCTTACTTCTTTGCCATTTTTAGGCATTGGTATCTACTGCATCCAGCAACTGTTTGGGCCATAAAAGGTATAGCAGGCTATGAAAATGGTTTTCATATTTTCGAAAAAATTATTTACCCATTTAAATGGCACAGTTGTATCAGTCATATGTTACAAAACCAGCTAAGAGTCCTTGTTTGCCAAAAATATcatatctgctgctgctcccctccGTGGGTTTAGGTTCAGACTGAGTGAAAATGCATCAGTCATGGACATTACAGCCAAAAGCTGCTTTCTTAATGCTGTTTGCTCGTCTTCCTATGATGACAGCAGACAAAGCTATTTGGTTTGGATTGCAGTTTTGTCTGTATTATTTAACTACTTTTTGAAGTTACTTTAGTAAATAAATCCAAGATACTGTAGCTTTGCCAGTactaagtgtgtatgtgtaagtgtgtgtgcaaatatgtatCGCAGGCACCTTTCATGCTCACCTTCAGCCAGCGCCTCCCTGACCTTCTCGGCGTCGGCAGACAGGTAGAGGTTGGTGTGCCAGGCCTTCAGGTAGCCAATAGGACTGCTTCCCCCCGTCATGCAAAACCTCTCAATGAACAGATCTGAGGGACAAAAGGAACGACCAAGCAaaacaaatcagtgtttttagCCTCCAAAGGCTGCAACATGATCCCTGTAATGAACACCAGCACACTGTATTTTGATTCAAATTATGATGTATTTCATTAGAAAAGGTGAcattacactgaaataaaatgtaaattaaggTTTTATGTTGGAGTTGGAAAAGTTTTTGGTCAGTGTAATTATGTAATATATGATGGCACTGCAGCCTGAGCCCACCACAACCTGCCAAAAATATcatatctgctgctgctcccctccatggTGGCAGAATCAAGTGCACTGTAatattgcatttatttgtttttgtcttcaaacAACATGAACACTGGCCAGCATTAACTGACAccaaagaataataaaaacttgtgcaacataaaaaatgcttataaattctttaaaaatacatatatatttactatttatgaagcacatttgaatttttatttctttgcgGCATTTCGTTTCCCCCTCAAATCCAGCTTGACATTTGCATGGGAACATAACCGCAGAGTGAAACACAAATCAGCACTTGAATCACCTCCTACGCTCTCCTTTGAAAACACTTTTCTTTAAGGAACCTAGGAAGATAATCGGGCAAATGTTGCGTCATTGTGGCTGGGAGTCGGTGGTGGACGGAGAGGAGAAACGAAGCAGTGCCAGGATAAAGTTAGGAGCACTTCAGACAGGGAGAGGGTCCAAGAAAGGGGTTATTTTGAGgggtgaagaggaggtggaggatggGGGAGGGCTGTGTAGACGAGAAGGAGGGGGAACTAAGACCGGTGGGAAAGTGTCTGTTTGCATTTTGGCTGAGGGAGGCTCTTTCAATGCGCTGCTCTGACCTGATGTAAAGAGCAGTTAGTTGGACTATGTGGAGAATGGAAGCAGACTGGTAGTACGTAATGAGAGACATGACTGCATCCTAAGATGAGCTGATACTTATAAAGAGAGGGGCTGTGTTAGAGAGTGAGGAGGGCTAAACTAATGGCCTTGGACAACGCATAATCAAAATAATGGATAGAGTGCATGTGGAGGAGGGAGCGACGAAGTGATTGAATGAGTCTGAGTGAGGGTGAAGGTGACAGTCGAATGAAAATGAGGGATAACAGGAAGACTGATAGAGAAACGGTGAGcaaaacagaacagcagcagagatggaTGAGCAACTGCAGTAAAGTGGGACTGCAAGGTTGAGGCATTTGTTAAAAGTGGCACTGTGcgagatttttatgtaaaagcaGATCCATCTACAGGCCAAATCAGGATGTGAGGCTCTAACTGAGAGGAACAACCCTTTTAAATTGAAATGCCACAGATTTGCCCTGTCT encodes the following:
- the nt5c1aa gene encoding 5'-nucleotidase, cytosolic IAa isoform X1, translating into MVKMSVDPVQVMSGQVNELKVTPSSNGESRGPWEEKEFDQDHLGLTTKPKSVTGRRARKVEGGVFFPKPENAVTIAVSSRVLFRTEREQKVFEQKGVEEYLQYQVEHENEPFAPGPAFPFVKALETVNSRLREMYPQSEELFDIVLVTYNHAHVGIRLINTINHHNLFIERFCMTGGSSPIGYLKAWHTNLYLSADAEKVREALAEGIAAATMFMPEKLTEVSESQLRVAFDGDAVLFSDESERIFKAHGLDKFFEHEREHEDTLLDHGPLKGFLEALGKLQKKFYAKGHRLDCPIRTYLVTARSAASSGIRALKTLRAWGLEIDEALFLAGAPKGPMLEKIRPHIYFDDQMFHVEGAAEMGTVAAHVPYGIAQKQPCKKSTNA
- the nt5c1aa gene encoding 5'-nucleotidase, cytosolic IAa isoform X2 — encoded protein: MVKMSVDPVQVMSGQVNELKVTPSSNGESRGPWEEKEFDQDHLGLTTKPKSPKPENAVTIAVSSRVLFRTEREQKVFEQKGVEEYLQYQVEHENEPFAPGPAFPFVKALETVNSRLREMYPQSEELFDIVLVTYNHAHVGIRLINTINHHNLFIERFCMTGGSSPIGYLKAWHTNLYLSADAEKVREALAEGIAAATMFMPEKLTEVSESQLRVAFDGDAVLFSDESERIFKAHGLDKFFEHEREHEDTLLDHGPLKGFLEALGKLQKKFYAKGHRLDCPIRTYLVTARSAASSGIRALKTLRAWGLEIDEALFLAGAPKGPMLEKIRPHIYFDDQMFHVEGAAEMGTVAAHVPYGIAQKQPCKKSTNA